Genomic DNA from Halomonas sp. BDJS001:
GGCGACCAAATTGAGCGGCTTAGCCGAGCTGTTTAACTGAGTTGTTTAATGAAGCAATTTGCCGGGATTAAGAATGCCGTTAGGGTCGAGGGTATGTTTGAGTGCGCGCATAACCTCCATCACTTCAGGGCGGACACTGTGGTGTAAGAAATCGCGCTTGAGCAGGCCGATACCATGTTCGGCAGAGATTGAACCGTGGTATTCGCCGACCAAACGATAGATCTCAGCTTCGATAGCATGGCGAATCTCTGGTGCATCCTCGGCTAGCGAGCGGCCATCCACGGTTAGGTGTAGATTGCTGTCGCCGATATGGCCGAAGTTGACGATGCTGATGCCCGGCCAGCGCTGCTGCAGCATCTCGCCAGCGGCTTCGACGAAGGCGCCGATGGTTGGAATTGGAAGACTGATGTCGAAATTGATCGGCGCCAACTTGAGCGGGAATTCGCCGGTCGCCTCACGGATCGCCCATAATTCACGGGCTTGTGTCGTGCTGCTTGCCAGTACCGCATCTTCCACCTCGCCCGTTTCAATGGCAGCTTCTAGGGCCCTCTCCAGATGATTGGCATCGCCTTCGGCCTCGCACAACACGTAAAGAGCGTAGCTTGTGGGCAGCGGTGGCTGACTGTCTCTCCAGTCGCAGCTCATGGTGTAAAAATCCTGCCACATCACCTCAAATGCCTCTAGCGCTAACCCTGCGCCGCGTAGGTGGTGGAGTAATGTCACTGCTGCCTTATAGTTGGGTAGCCCACACAGCACTGTATGGGATTCGCCTTGGGGCGGTGCCATACGTAGCACGGCGCGGGTGATAATACCAAGGGTGCCTTCGGCGCCGATAAAGCAGTGCTTAAGGTCGTAACCGGTATTGTTCTTGATCATGCCGTTCATCAAGTCGAGAATCCGGCCATCCGCTAGCACTACCTCCAGGCCGAGCACCTGGTCGCGGGTCATGCCGTGACGAATAACCCCATGGCCGCCAGCGTTAGTGGCAATAGTGCCACCAATCTGACAGCTTCCACGAGCGCCAAAATCGACCGGATAGCGAAAGCCAGCATCTTTAGCCTCATTCTGCACCACTTCAAGCGTGGTGCCCGCCCGCACTGTCAGCGTGGCGGCGTCGTGATCAACGCTCTCCACGCCGGTGAGGCGAGAAAGCGATACCGCGATGCTATCGGCATTGGGCACTGCCGCGCCCGCTAAGCCAGTCATTCCCCCCTGGGGAACCACCGCGCGGCGATGTTCATGACATAGCCGTAGCAGCCTGGAGACCTCTTCACTACTGGTAGGACGTACCAGCGCCAGCGGTCGGCAGGCGGCATGGCCCGTCCAGTCGCTGAAGCAGGACTCAGGAATCGTCTCACCCAGCAGTACGCTGTCACCAAAGCCATCGCGTAGTAAGTCCAAGAAGACGTCCTTATTGGCTGGATCAACACTCACGGTAGATCTCCCCTAGTAGTTTCTCTCTGGTGGCTTAATGGGTGCGTAGCGTCGTTGCATGTTATTCCTCAGCGTAGAGCCGTGAGCGGGGCAGTAGCGTCTCGAAGGCAGCGTCGGTAACAAAGCGCTGTGCGGCGACGAGGTCGGGAGCGAAATAGCGGTCACGCGAATAACGGGTGACCTCACGGCGAATAGTCGCCAGGGCTTCTTCGAGGGAGGGGGAGGAGGTTAGGGGGCGGTGGAACTCAACCCCCTGGGCCGCTGCCAGCAATTCAATCGCCACCACGGCGCTGGAATTGAATGCCATATCGGCCAGCCGCCTTGCCGCGAAGGTGGCCATGGAGACGTGATCCTCTTGATTGGCTGAGGTGGGTAAGCTATCGACCGAGGCTGGGTGTGCCAGGGTTTTGTTCTCTGAGGCTAATGCGGCGGCGCTGACCTGAGCGATCATAAAGCCAGAGTTGAGCCCGCTCTCTTCGACCAGGAAGGCTGGTAAGCCTGAAAGCGCCGGATCGACAAGTTGGGCGATGCGGCGTTCCGACAGTGCGCCGATTTCCGAGATCACCAGCGCCAACACATCCGACGCCATGGCAACCGGCTCGGCATGGAAGTTGCCCCCGGAAAGCACATCGCCATTATCGAAAACCAGTGGATTGTCGGAGACCGCATTGGCCTCACGCAGAAACACATTGGCAGCGAAACGAAGATGATCCAGGCAGGCGCCCATCACCTGGGGCTGGCAGCGCAGCGAGTAGGGGTCTTGAACACGCGGGCAGTCGCGGTGGGATTCGCGTACCCGGCTGCCAGCCAGCAGTTCGCGGTAGAAAACGGCGGCATCCCGCTGACCGGGGTGACCACGAACGGCCTGAATACGCTCGTCAAATGGGGTATCCGACCCTTTTAAGGCATCCACCGTCAGGCTCCCTGCCACCACGGCGGCGGTGAATAGCTTCTCGGTGGCGAACAGCCCACGAAGCGCCAACGCGGTGGATACCTGGGTGCCGTTGATCAGTGCCAACCCCTCCTTGGGGGCCAGAGTAAGCGGTTCGATACCGGCCAGGGCCAGCCCCTCACTGGCGGGCATCTCGCGACCTTGGTGACGCATGCGACCCTCGCCAAGCAGGGTGGCCGCCATATGTGCCAGCGGCGCTAGATCCCCCGAGGCGCCAACCGAACCCTTGGCAGGAATACAGGGATAGACCCGCGCATTGTAAAGCGCCAATAGGCTTTCAATAATCAGCCAGCGGACGCCAGAGTGGCCACGAGCCAGCGACGTCGCCTTGAGGGCCAGAATCAGTCCCACGGTGGCGTCATCCAGACTGTCGCCGACCCCGGTGCTGTGTGACAGCACCAGGTTACGCTGCAGCTCTGTCAGCGAGGCGCGTGGTATGGAGGTTTGGGCCAGCACGCCAAAGCCGGTATTAATACCGTAAACGGTGCGGCCGCTGTCGAGAATGGCGCTGACCGTGGCTTCGGCCTGAGCGACCCTAATCCGGCTCTCCTCATTGAGTTCGATAGTGGGGCTACCCTCAAAAAGCTCGCGCAGTGTTGCAAGCGTTAGTTGGCCTGGGGAGAGTCGTTGAGTCGATGTCATGGTTACCTCTATCGGCGCCTGGTAAACAGCATGCCGTGATGGAAGTGGCGGTGATGAAGTGTATGTCTTTATTATGTATATACAGGTAGGCAGGGTTGATGCAAGTGAAAAGTGGTCATTAATGGGTGAATAAATATTTTTGATTTTTTGCTTATATTGGTGCGTTTTTTACATTTATGCCTTTTTTTGGCGCAATTTTCGTTATGGATATGGGGTGGTGGTCTATTTCAATCGCCTTCTCAGGTTATCGTTTAGACCGTATATTTTTAATATGTATATACTTATTGAGTGTTGAGCGTTTTTGATGGTTTTTGGCACGTGCATTGCAGAATCGTTAGCGCAACACCTTCACGGCCATTATTGAAAAACAAAACCGCTAAGAGAATGTGCGCGAGTACGTTCTTATCGTTAGGAGACTGCGCAGATGAGTAACTCAGCTACGAATATTCCTGTTGTGGATATGCAGGGCGTACGGGAGGGTGACATTCAAGCTCTCGCTCGGGCGGGTGAGGCGATACATAACGCCTGTACCCAAGTGGGGTTTTTCTACATCATCAATCATGGGCTTCCCCAGGCGGTGATAGATGATGCGATGAAGGCTGCCCAGCGTTTCTTTGCCGAGCCGCTTGAGCGCAAGGTGGAGGTGGCTGTTAACAAGCGCCACCGAGGTTTTCATCGCCGTGGTGGCGCGACCATGTATCAGGCGACACTCCCTGATGAGAAAGAGTTTTATAGCTTTGGGTTGGATCTGGCTGAGGATGACCCGAGTGTGCTAGCGGGGGAAGCACTGCGTGGGCCGAACCAGTGGCCGAGTTTTATGCCCGAATTCCAGCAGACGATGGATCGCTACTTTGTTGAGGTAGGTCGCTGTGGCGCAGACCTGTTGCGTGCGATTGCGGTGAGCCTAGAGATCGATCCTGAGTTCTTCGCGGCTAAATACACCAAGCCGTTACAGCGCACCCAGGCGGTCTATTACCCTGTGCAGGCTGAGGATCGACCGGCGGATCAGTTTGGCGTTGCGCCGCATACTGATTATGGCTGTGTGACGCTGCTCTACCAGGACGGGGTGGGTGGTTTGCAGGTGCGTGAACTGGGTAGCGAGCGCTGGATCGATGCGCCTTTTATCGAGGGCTCGCTGGTAGTTAATGTCGGTGATTTGTTGGCGCGATGGTCAAATGACCGCTTTCGCTCTACGTTGCATCGTGTCATCAATACCAGTGGCCGGGAACGCTACTCCATTGCGACCTTTTATGACCCCGATTATGCTGCCCGCGTTGATCCCGCAGACCTCGGTGTATCGGCAGCAGAAGCCCACTATCCACCAGTGACTGCGGGTGATTACATTTTGGGTCGCATTGATGCCTCAATGAGCTACCGCAAGGCTGCTGCATCCTGATGGGGAGCGATAGATGAAGTTGCCTGAAAGGTTACGCTTTAGTGAATTTTTGCCCGTCGCTTGGCAAAATGGCGGCGGAGTAACACGTGAAGTGGCGCGCCGGGAGGGCGATGAGAAATCGTTGGGCTGGCGGGTTTCGGTGGCTGAACTTGAGCGGGAGGGGCCATTCTCGATGATTGCGGGAGTCAGGCGTCACTTTACGGTGATAGGTGAGCATCCGGTCACGCTTGTTTTGCCTGATCAGCGTACTGTTTTGGCACCTTGGGAAAGTTTTATCTTCGAAGGTGAAGCAGCGGTGAATTGCTTGTTGCCTGAAGGGCCGAGTCGGGCGCTGAATTTAATGTACAATCCAGCAAACTGGCAGGCTTCTGTTCGTTGGCTAACGTCTGGGGGGCCGCTAAGGCAAGCCCCGAACGCTGAAACGTTTATTTTAGCCGTTGATGGCCAGGCGTGGCTGGTCGGTGAGCCGTCACTGTCTCTTAGTGGTGGTGATATTTGGCACTGGCCCAGACCCAGCGCTGCTGACGAGCTAACGACTGATAGCTGTAACACAATGACATTTGAGACGCTGCCTGCAACGCACCTGATTAGGGTCGACCTGTCTCCGCGGGTTCGATAACTCTTTTCAGAGTGTTCATGAGCGGGGTGGTGAAAGGGATTTGAGGAGAGCACGTGGGACGCCAACCGCCCCGGTATCAACAGATTAAGCAGTACCTGCTGGATAATATCCGTTCAGGACATTTTCCCGTCGACCATAAAATCCCCCCTGAGGAGCAGCTTGCGGTTACTTTTGGCGTCAGCAGAATGACGGCCAATAAGGCCATTCGCGACCTGGTACAGGAGGGCTATCTGGTGCGCCAATCAGGTATCGGCACCTTTGTGACGGATCGGCGCTCTGAATCGCCATTGGCTGAAATTAATAATATTGCAGATGAGGTACGCAGCCGTGGCCACGAATACGCCAATCGTGTAGTGAGTTGTGAAGCGCTGAATGCTGACGATGAGATTGCCCTGCGGATGGGCGTACGCATTGGGACTAGGTTGTTTCATTCGATTCTTATTCACCTGGAAAATGGCCTGCCGATCCAGCTCGAAGAGCGCTACGTCAATCCGCGCTGGGTGCCCGGTTATTTGGAGGCAGACTTTGCTCGCCAAACACCCAATGAGGTGTTGGTTGCCGCCTGCCCGATTACCGATATGGAGCACGTAGTAGAGGCGGTGCTGCCAGAAGCGGGGGCGGCAAAGTGGCTACAAATTGATGCAGCGCTACCTTGCCTGAGTGTTCGCCGGCGTACTTGGTCAGGCGACCGCCTAATTAGCTATGCTCACCTGCTGCATCCCGGAGACCGCTATAAATTGCGGACTATGGCGAGTTCTTCTAAATAGTCGTTCTTGCAAAGCAGCTTAAGTCGTTCTCGCGGAACAACCGCTAGGCTATCTCACACAAACTTATCTCACACTAGCTTATCTCACGAAACAGTTTGGCAAGCGCCGCACTGTTGGCCTCATCGAGGGCGTGCCGCCGCTGCTGGATAACCCAGCGGCCTGCGACCATGACGTCGCGTATCTGTTGCTTGGAACCGCCAAACAGCCAACGCCCTAGCCGCGTTTCGTCGGTACTCGTGGCGAGGTAGGGGTCGTTGCCATCGAGGACGACTATATCGGCTCGTTTGCCCGCTTCGAGCGCGCCGATGGGTTGGCCAGAGGCCTGGGCGCCTCCCGCTAAGGCCTGGCGATAAAGCCAGTCGCCCACCGGGCGTATTTCGCTATCGTGCAGGCAGTTGCGCTGTTGCGTGGCAAGGCGCTGGCCATACTCAAGCAGCCGTAGCTCTTCAACCACGTCCAGTGAGACATGGCTATCAGAGCCAATCCCCAGGCGCCCACCCTGGGGGGCATACTCCACTGCGCGGAAGATGCCGTCGCCCAGATTGGCCTCGGTGGTCGGACAGAGCCCCGCCACGGCGCCGCTAGCGGCGAGGTCACGTACCTCTGAGTCGTCAAGGTGGGTGGCATGGATCAAACACCAGCGCTCATCCACCTCCACATTATCCAGTAGCCAGCGGACGGGGCGCTTGCCTGAATAGGCGAGGCTGTCTTCCACTTCGCGTTGCTGCTCGGCCACATGAATATGGCGTGGGCCAACAGGGTTCGTCGCCAGCACCGCCTGAATCTCTTCTAATGTCACCGCACGCAGTGAGTGGAACGCCATACCCAGTGCTTGTGTGGGGTGGTCGGCAAGGCTTGGCTTCAACGTCTCAAGCAATTTCAAAAAATCTGGGACGGCGTGGATAAAGCGCCTTTGCCCATGATTGGGTGGCTGGCCACCAAAGCCGCTGTGGGCGTAAAGCACCGGCAACAAGGTAAGCGCAATGCCGCTGCGCTCGGCGGCTTGGCTAATCGCCCAGGCCATTTCAGCAGGATCACGATGGGCCTTGCCCGATATATCGTGGTGCAAATAATGAAATTCGCTGACCTGCGTATAGCCGCCCTTAAGCATTTCGACATAGAGCGCCTGGGCGATGGTGCCCACTTGATCTGGCGTGAGACGATCGACCAAGCCGTACATGCGGTCTCGCCAGCTCCAGAAGCTGTCTGGCTGTGTGCTACCCACTTCTGCCAGACCCGCCATGGCGCGCTGGAAAGCGTGTGAGTGTAGGTTAGGCATACCGGGTATCGCTGGCCCGGCTAAACGCTGAGCGTCGCCGGGCGAGCTGTTGGGTTGCACCGATATAAGCATGCCGGTTGCATCGACTTCGAACAGCACCTGCGAGGCCCACCCAGTCGGCAGCAGGGCGTGATCAGCGAAATAGCAATGGGTCATCGGGGCTCCTTTTCGTTAACGGATGACTGTTAATGTATATACATATAGCGAAGTCCGCTTCCCAGGTAAAGCAGAGAGTTGGAATTTCCTCGTAAAGTTCATTATGGTGCGTAATTTCGCCCTGTTGTTGGCGTTTGCACTATGTTGGCGAATATTTATGGCTGAGTTGTTTTTTTGCTAAAAAGGGCGATTTAGGTGATTGCGCAGAAGCGTTTGTTGTCATAATGTATATACAAACTTTGACAACAAACAGGAGTTACCATGTCTCTTTCACGCTTTCGCGATACCGAAATTCGGGCACCTCATGGAGCTGAGCTCTCCTGCAAGAGCTGGATGACTGAAGCGCCGCTGCGCATGCTGATGAACAACCTTGATCCGGATGTCGCCGAGAATCCCAAAGAGCTGGTGGTCTATGGCGGGATTGGCCGCGCCGCCCGCAATTGGGAGTGTTTCGATACCATCGTTGAGACGCTCAAACGTTTAGAAGATAACCAGTCGCTGCTGATCCAGTCCGGCAAGCCGGTAGGGGTTTTTGAGACCCATAAGGATGCGCCGCGGGTATTGATCGCCAACTCCAACCTAGTGCCCGCCTGGGCCAACTGGGAGCACTTCAACGAGCTGGATAAGAAGGGCCTGATGATGTACGGCCAGATGACGGCTGGCTCATGGATCTACATCGGCTCTCAGGGCATTGTTCAGGGTACTTACGAAACCTTTGTTGAGGCTGGTCGCCAGCACTATGACGGCAAACTGGCCGGGCGCTGGATTCTGACGGCCGGTCTTGGCGGTATGGGCGGGGCGCAGCCATTGGCGGCAACGCTGGCGGGTGCCTGCAGCCTCAATATTGAGTGTCAGCAGAGCCGCATTGATATGCGCTTGCGTACCCGCTATGTGGACGAGCAGGCTAGCGACCTCGACGATGCCCTGGCGCGCCTGGAGCGCTATACCTCAGAAGGTAAAGCCGTCTCGATTGCGCTCCATGGCAATGCCGCTGAAATATTGCCGGAACTGATTAAGCGTGGCGTCAAGCCGGATATGGTAACCGACCAGACCAGTGCTCACGACCCACTGCATGGTTATCTGCCCGCAGGCTGGACTTGGGATGAGTATCTGACCCGCGGGAAGACTGAACCCGAGGTGGTGGTCAAGGCGGCTAAGCGCTCCATGGCGGTGCATGTGCAGGCCATGCTCGACTTCCAGGCAATGGGCATACCGACCTTCGATTATGGCAATAACATTCGCCAGATGGCTCAGGAGGAGGGCGTTGCTAACGCTTTCGACTTCCCCGGCTTTGTGCCTGCCTACATTCGCCCGCTGTTCTGCCAGGGAATTGGCCCATTCCGCTGGGTGGCACTCTCCGGTGATCCAGAAGATATCTACAAGACCGACCAGAAAGTCAAAGAACTCATCCCAGATGATCCGCATCTGCATAACTGGCTGGACATGGCTAAGGAGCGTATCAGCTTCCAGGGCTTACCGGCGCGCATCTGCTGGGTGGGCTTAAAGGATCGTGCGCGCCTGGGGCAGGCGTTTAACGCCATGGTCGCCAGTGGAGAGCTGAAGGCGCCCATTGTGATTGGTCGCGACCACCTGGACTCCGGCTCGGTGGCTAGCCCCAATCGGGAGACTGAATCAATGCTGGATGGCTCGGATGCCATCTCTGACTGGCCGCTGCTCAATGCGCTGCTCAATACCGCTGGGGGCGCCACCTGGGTTTCTCTTCACCATGGCGGTGGAGTGGGCATGGGTTACTCCCAGCATGCAGGGGTGGTGATTGTCGCCGATGGCACGGATGACGCTCATGCCCGATTGGGCCGCGTGCTGCGTAATGATCCGGCCACTGGGGTCATGCGCCATGCCGATGCTGGCTACGACATCGCCAAGCAGAGTGCCGCTGAGCAGGGGCTCGATTTGCCGATGGTAATGCCCTGAAAACCTAAGTAACAATCCTCATCAATAACCTCCCTACCTTTAACGTTGCTGGATACACAGATACGGGTGCCGACAGGCAGCATGTCGGCTCCTAATAAAAAAGCGCTATAAAAATAAACCCCGACAGGAGACATACAATGTCACAAACCGACAGGAAACAGTTAAAGCGAAGCGTCTTTATGCCGGCCTTCGTGATTATTATGCTGGCCGTCATCATTGGTTTGGTTAATAACGAACTACTGGTCAGCGTTGCTCGGCAGTTGTTCTATCTTTCGCTTTCCGACTTTGGTTGGCTTTATCAGTTGTTGGCTATTTCAACGCTGGGTGTCACGGCGTTTATCTTCTTTTCCAAGGCAGGCAATATCCGTTTGGGTGGGGCGAACGCAAAGCCCACGTTTTCGTTGGCGGCGACCTTTGCCATGGCGTTAACCGGCGGGATAGCGACGGGCGTGGTTACCTACTCGGTCAATGAGCCCATCATCTATCTGGGCAATGTCTATGGCGAGATCGGCAATCAGTCATTTGAGCCCAACAGTGGCGAAGCGGCCATCTTTGCACTGGCCAGAAGCTTCCATAACTGGAGCTTTATTCCCTACGCCATGTACTCCATCGTTGGCTTGATGATTGGCTATATGCACTTTAATCGCAAAGAGCGCTTCTCGATCTCTTCAACGCTGGCCCCGCTATTAGGCAGTCGCGAACGCAGTCCCGTCGTGCGAGCCGTGGTCGACATCATTTCAATACTCGCCATCGCACTAGGGCTGGCATCATCGTTAGGGGCTGGCCTGGCACTGATCAGTTCTGGCATTGAAGCTGAGTACGGTATCGCTTCGAGCCCTACCACTTGGCTGATTTTAACACTGATTATTTCGGCGATCTTTATTACCTCGGCGGTATCGGGTCTTAAGCGAGGCATTCGTTTCCTCTCATCGGTCAATGCTTATATTTTTTACGCTTTCGTCGCTATATTGCTAATCATTGGCCCAGTCAATTACATCCTGAGTCTGTCGGTAACCAGCTTGGGTTACTGGTTCGATAACTTCTTCCTTTGGTCATTCGACACCAAAGAGGCGGGTGGTGAAGCGTTGGTTACCTGGTGGACGATGTACGACTGGTCGATCTGGATCGCCTATGCCCCGTTGATGGGCCTTTTTTTGGCGCGTATTTCCTATGGCAGAACGCTACGGGAATTTCTGGTGATTAACTGGATTCTGCCTTCCGTGTTCGGCATCGTTTGGTTCGCTATCTGGGGCGGGTCGGCGATCAAATGGCAGATGGATGGCACCCTCGATCTGGTGAGCGTGGTGACTGAGAACGGCGCCGTTTCGGGGCTTTGGGGTTTCCTGCAAAACCTGCCAATGTCCGCTTTGCTGATCCCGTTAGCCATTTTTACGCTGATTATTTCTTTCTCAACGGCTGCTGACTCGATGTCATCGACCATCGCTACCATCTGCACTCGAAACATGACGGCGGAGGAGGAAGCTCCCCGTAAGCAGAAAATCCTTTGGGGGCTATCAATCGCGATTATCGCCTATGTGATGGTCGCCTTTGGCGGCGGCGCCCAGGGGGTCGATGGTATTAAATTCCTGGCGGCGGCGGGCGGTTTTATCGTGCTGTTTCTGTTTTTGCTGATTGTGGCTTCTGCGGTGAAGGTTTTCATTATGGATGGCGCTAATAAACCCCAAGAGAGTCAAGCGCGCATTAAGCAAGCCGAGGATGTCTATGAGTGAGTTGCCTCGCCTCGTTGAAATTGGCAACACGCCTCCCGCTTGGCGGGAGGTGGTCAAGGTCGCCTGTCACGGGTATCAGATGTCGCTGTCGCCCTCGGTCTGGGAGAAGGTTCGCTGTGCCCGCGAGGCTGTTGAGAAGATCGCCGCTTCAAGCGTGCCCCATTACGGTATCAATACCGGGTTAGGTGCCTTATGCGACGTAGTGCTTAAACAGGATGAGCTGCAACGTCTTTCGCACCATACCTTGATGAGTCATGCCTGTGGTGTTGGTACCCCGCTGCGAACGGAGCAGGTTCGCGCCATTATGTGCAGCGCGGTGATCAACTACAGTCACGGCTACTCCGGCATCAGTCCGGCCGTGGTGGAGGGACTGATAAGGCTGCTCAATGAGCAGATTACTCCCGTCGTACCCTCACGCGGCTCGGTGGGTTATCTCACTCATATGGCACACATTGGCTTGGCCCTAATCGGTCACGGCGATGTTGAGTTTCGTGGGCAACGGATGCCTGCCAAGCAGGCGCTGGAGGCCATCGGTATGGTGCCGGTAACGCTTGGGCCCAAGGATGGGCTGAGCCTGGTGAACGGCACCCCCGCGATGACCGGGCTGGCCTGTTTGGCGCTTGACGATGCAGCGCGCCTCTCCGCCTGGGCAGATATTATCGGTGCCATGAGCTTTGAGGCATTGGGCGGACAGTTGAATGCGTTTATGGCCGAGGTGACGGCCCTCAAATGCCACCCAGGCGTTCAGCAAACTGGCGACAACTTGCGCAGGCTTCTTGCGGGCAGTGCCCACCTGGCGCGTCATAAAGGGCAGCGGTTACAGGATGCGCTAAGCCTGCGTTCAATGCCCCAGGTACATGGTGCCTGCCGCGACCAGCTCGACCATGCGGAAAAGCAGGTCGAGAAAGAGCTTAATTCCGCCACCGATAATCCGTTAGTGATTCCCGTTGAAGATGGCTACCAGGTTGTGTCTCAGGCTAATCCTCACGGCGCCTCGGTGGCGATGGCCTGCGATCTGTTGGCCATTGCAGCTTGTGAGTGGAGTTCGATTTCCGAGCGGCGCGCCTACCGCTTAGTGACCCCCCAGGCGAATCAGTTGCCGCCTTTCCTGACCACTGAAAGTGGCGTCAAGTCCGGCATGATGATCGCCCACTATTCGGCGGCTTCCCTGGTGGCTGATAACAAGCGTCTGGCGCAGCCCGCGGTTACCGATAATTTTATCACCTCGGGCCTCCAGGAAGACCATCTAAGCTTTGGCGAAAGTGCTGCCCTGAAACTGAACAAGAGCCTCGAAAATGCTTTCCACGTGCTTGCGATCGAATACCTTCTGGCCTCTCAGGCGCTTGATTTAATTGGCAGCGATGATTTTGCCAAGGGCACCTCAATGGCCTGGAAATCACTGCGAGAAGTTCTGCCTGTTTACCAGGAAGAGCATGCGCTGCACCTGGATATTGAGGCGGCTTATCAGTGCCTCCAGGAGACTCACGTGATTGATAAATTGCAGTCCATTGCCCCGAACTTGCTGCCGAGTCGGCAGCCTAGCTAACAGGAGGATGCATGAAACAGCTATGGCATCACTGTCATGCGGTGACCCTGGCGGGTGGCCAATACGCGATTGTGCGTGATGCGGCGCTGATTATAGACGCCGGGCGGATTGCCTGGATCGGCACTAAGGCGCAACTTGATAGCGATGCTGCCTTCGATGAAGTGCGCGACCTGGGTGGGCGCTGGTTAACGCCGGGGTTGATCGACTGCCACACGCACTTAGTGTTTGGCGGTGACCGAAGCAATGAGTTTGAGCAACGCCTGGAGGGAGTGAGCTATAGCGATATAGCAAAACAGGGTGGTGGGATCGTTAGCAGCGTGCGGGCAACGCGCGAGGCCAGTCTTGACGAATTACTGGCCAGTGCTGAGGAGCGCGCGAGGGTGCTGCTACGCGAGGGCGTCACCACGCTAGAGATCAAGTCGGGGTATGGGCTTGATCTGGAGAGCGAGCGCAAAATGCTCAAGGTGGCCCGGGCGCTGGGGGAACGGCTGCCTGTCGATGTGCTTACTACATGCCTTGCAGCCCACGCGCTGCCGCCCGAATACCGTGAGCGTAGCGATGGGTATATTGATCTAGTCTGCGAAACGATTTTGCCGACCCTGGCGAGGGAAGGCCTTATCGACGCCGTCGATGGCTTCTGTGAAGGCATTGCCTTCTCTGTCGAACAGATACGGCGTGTGTTTGAAACGGCAAAGCAACTGGGCCTGCCCCTCAAGCTACATGCTGAGCAACTGTCGCACCTTGGCGGT
This window encodes:
- a CDS encoding FAD-binding oxidoreductase; translated protein: MSVDPANKDVFLDLLRDGFGDSVLLGETIPESCFSDWTGHAACRPLALVRPTSSEEVSRLLRLCHEHRRAVVPQGGMTGLAGAAVPNADSIAVSLSRLTGVESVDHDAATLTVRAGTTLEVVQNEAKDAGFRYPVDFGARGSCQIGGTIATNAGGHGVIRHGMTRDQVLGLEVVLADGRILDLMNGMIKNNTGYDLKHCFIGAEGTLGIITRAVLRMAPPQGESHTVLCGLPNYKAAVTLLHHLRGAGLALEAFEVMWQDFYTMSCDWRDSQPPLPTSYALYVLCEAEGDANHLERALEAAIETGEVEDAVLASSTTQARELWAIREATGEFPLKLAPINFDISLPIPTIGAFVEAAGEMLQQRWPGISIVNFGHIGDSNLHLTVDGRSLAEDAPEIRHAIEAEIYRLVGEYHGSISAEHGIGLLKRDFLHHSVRPEVMEVMRALKHTLDPNGILNPGKLLH
- the hutH gene encoding histidine ammonia-lyase; protein product: MTSTQRLSPGQLTLATLRELFEGSPTIELNEESRIRVAQAEATVSAILDSGRTVYGINTGFGVLAQTSIPRASLTELQRNLVLSHSTGVGDSLDDATVGLILALKATSLARGHSGVRWLIIESLLALYNARVYPCIPAKGSVGASGDLAPLAHMAATLLGEGRMRHQGREMPASEGLALAGIEPLTLAPKEGLALINGTQVSTALALRGLFATEKLFTAAVVAGSLTVDALKGSDTPFDERIQAVRGHPGQRDAAVFYRELLAGSRVRESHRDCPRVQDPYSLRCQPQVMGACLDHLRFAANVFLREANAVSDNPLVFDNGDVLSGGNFHAEPVAMASDVLALVISEIGALSERRIAQLVDPALSGLPAFLVEESGLNSGFMIAQVSAAALASENKTLAHPASVDSLPTSANQEDHVSMATFAARRLADMAFNSSAVVAIELLAAAQGVEFHRPLTSSPSLEEALATIRREVTRYSRDRYFAPDLVAAQRFVTDAAFETLLPRSRLYAEE
- a CDS encoding isopenicillin N synthase family dioxygenase, whose product is MSNSATNIPVVDMQGVREGDIQALARAGEAIHNACTQVGFFYIINHGLPQAVIDDAMKAAQRFFAEPLERKVEVAVNKRHRGFHRRGGATMYQATLPDEKEFYSFGLDLAEDDPSVLAGEALRGPNQWPSFMPEFQQTMDRYFVEVGRCGADLLRAIAVSLEIDPEFFAAKYTKPLQRTQAVYYPVQAEDRPADQFGVAPHTDYGCVTLLYQDGVGGLQVRELGSERWIDAPFIEGSLVVNVGDLLARWSNDRFRSTLHRVINTSGRERYSIATFYDPDYAARVDPADLGVSAAEAHYPPVTAGDYILGRIDASMSYRKAAAS
- a CDS encoding HutD family protein, with the translated sequence MKLPERLRFSEFLPVAWQNGGGVTREVARREGDEKSLGWRVSVAELEREGPFSMIAGVRRHFTVIGEHPVTLVLPDQRTVLAPWESFIFEGEAAVNCLLPEGPSRALNLMYNPANWQASVRWLTSGGPLRQAPNAETFILAVDGQAWLVGEPSLSLSGGDIWHWPRPSAADELTTDSCNTMTFETLPATHLIRVDLSPRVR
- the hutC gene encoding histidine utilization repressor, whose amino-acid sequence is MGRQPPRYQQIKQYLLDNIRSGHFPVDHKIPPEEQLAVTFGVSRMTANKAIRDLVQEGYLVRQSGIGTFVTDRRSESPLAEINNIADEVRSRGHEYANRVVSCEALNADDEIALRMGVRIGTRLFHSILIHLENGLPIQLEERYVNPRWVPGYLEADFARQTPNEVLVAACPITDMEHVVEAVLPEAGAAKWLQIDAALPCLSVRRRTWSGDRLISYAHLLHPGDRYKLRTMASSSK
- a CDS encoding formimidoylglutamate deiminase; this encodes MTHCYFADHALLPTGWASQVLFEVDATGMLISVQPNSSPGDAQRLAGPAIPGMPNLHSHAFQRAMAGLAEVGSTQPDSFWSWRDRMYGLVDRLTPDQVGTIAQALYVEMLKGGYTQVSEFHYLHHDISGKAHRDPAEMAWAISQAAERSGIALTLLPVLYAHSGFGGQPPNHGQRRFIHAVPDFLKLLETLKPSLADHPTQALGMAFHSLRAVTLEEIQAVLATNPVGPRHIHVAEQQREVEDSLAYSGKRPVRWLLDNVEVDERWCLIHATHLDDSEVRDLAASGAVAGLCPTTEANLGDGIFRAVEYAPQGGRLGIGSDSHVSLDVVEELRLLEYGQRLATQQRNCLHDSEIRPVGDWLYRQALAGGAQASGQPIGALEAGKRADIVVLDGNDPYLATSTDETRLGRWLFGGSKQQIRDVMVAGRWVIQQRRHALDEANSAALAKLFREIS